One genomic window of Arvicanthis niloticus isolate mArvNil1 chromosome 24, mArvNil1.pat.X, whole genome shotgun sequence includes the following:
- the Zkscan5 gene encoding zinc finger protein with KRAB and SCAN domains 5 isoform X2, whose product MIMTESRAVIHLEPPAETSQEQGDLLIVKVEEEDCSWMQGYRTRPVLETFYQRFKHFQYHEAAGPRDALSQLRVLCCEWLRPELHTKEQILELLVLEQFLTILPEEFQAWVREHHPESGEEAVAVIESIQRELEERRQQIATNPEVLPQKMVPPGAFSHQFLPVEAQSDQEPQNLLEENALPVLQVPSVPLNDSQELTDSLLSAGPQLVKIEDVADVAVSFILEEWGHLDQSQKSLSRDGRKEDCESTTPVDYEPKEGNLKLVVQQASDAADPHWVAAESTEKNCVQHQEAAEVSDLVQVKDMVQRWQVNPTSGNPRQKRSLSSGQDVNRKQKSNGERGHRCGDCGKFFLQASNFLQHRRIHTGEKPFKCGECGKSYNQRVHLTQHQRVHTGEKPYKCQVCGKAFRVSSHLVQHHSVHSGEKPYGCNECGKSFGRHSHLIEHLKRHFREKSQRCSDRRSKNTKLNIKQVPGLSEADVELPGDVQRSTCEAEGHSEGCDHQDGAGGQQGVVMKETLGQSSSKRTDCNEFSYVHKKSSPGERPHKCKECGKSFIQSAHLIQHRRIHTGEKPFRCEECGKSYNQRVHLTQHHRVHTGEKPYTCHLCGKAFRVRSHLVQHQSVHSRERPFKCNECGKGFGRRSHLAGHLRLHWRDKSHQCHECGEVFFQYVSLLEHQVLHVGQKSENSVCEEAYSWNLTVVEDKKLELQEQPYQCDSCGKAFSFSSDLIQHYRTHSAEKPQKCDACRDSVSQCPHIKQQQKSCPSGKSHQCNECGRGFSLKSHLSQHQRIHTGEKPFQCKECGMSFSWSCSLFKHLRSHERTDP is encoded by the exons ATGATAATGACAGAATCCAGGGCAGTTATACACTTAGAGCCTCCCGCTGAGACTTCGCAAGAGCAAGGAGACCTTCTCATAGTGAAAGTAGAAGAAGAGGACTGTTCCTGGATGCAGGGATACCGGACCCGGCCAGTGCTTGAGACTTTTTACCAGCGCTTCAAGCACTTCCAGTATCATGAGGCAGCAGGACCCCGGGATGCTCTGAGCCAGCTCCGGGTCCTCTGCTGTGAGTGGCTGAGGCCGGAGCTGCACACCAAAGAGCAGATCCTGGAGCTGCTGGTGCTGGAGCAGTTCCTCACCATCCTGCCTGAAGAGTTTCAGGCCTGGGTGAGAGAACATCACCCCGAGAGTGGAGAAGAAGCTGTGGCCGTGATagagagtatccagagagaactggaggagCGCAGGCAACAG ATTGCCACGAATCCTGAAGTTCTTCCTCAGAAGATGGTGCCACCTGGAGCCTTCAGTCACCAGTTTCTGCCTGTGGAAGCCCAGTCTGATCAAGAGCCACAGAATCTTCTGGAGGAAAATG CCCTTCCTGTTCTCCAGGTTCCTTCCGTTCCCCTGAATGATAGCCAGGAGCTGACAGATTCACTCCTCTCAGCTGGCCCCCAG TTGGTGAAAATTGAAGATGTGGCTGATGTGGCTGTGTCCTTCATCCTGGAGGAATGGGGACATTTGGACCAGTCCCAGAAGTCTCTTAGTAGGGATGGCAGAAAGGAGGATTGTGAGAGTACCACTCCTGTGG ATTATGAGCCCAAGGAGGGCAATTTAAAGCTCGTGGTGCAGCAGGCCTCTGATGCAGCTGACCCACACTGGGTGGCTGCAGAAAGCACGGAAAAGAACTGTGTTCAGCATCAAGAGGCTGCGGAAGTCAGTGACCTGGTGCAGGTGAAGGACATGGTGCAGAGGTGGCAGGTGAATCCCACTTCGGGGAATCCAAGGCAGAAAAGATCTCTGAGCTCAGGTCAGGATGTCAACCGGAAGCAGAAATCGAATGGCGAGCGAGGCCACAGATGCGGTGACTGCGGGAAGTTTTTCCTCCAAGCCTCAAACTTCCTTCAGCACCGGAGgatccacacaggagagaaaccgtTTAAATGTGGGGAGTGTGGGAAAAGCTACAATCAGCGGGTGCACCTCACTCAGCACCAGAGAGTCCACACCGGCGAGAAGCCCTACAAGTGCCAGGTGTGCGGGAAAGCCTTCCGAGTGAGCTCCCACCTGGTGCAGCATCACAGCGTCCACAGTGGGGAGAAGCCCTATGGCTGTAACGAGTGTGGGAAGAGCTTTGGGCGACACTCGCACCTGATCGAGCACCTGAAGCGTCACTTCAGAGAGAAATCCCAAAGAT GCAGCGACAGAAGAAGTAAGAACACTAAACTAAACATTAAACAAGTTCCAGGACTTTCAGAAGCAGACGTGGAGCTACCAGGAGACGTTCAAAGGAGCACTTGTGAGGCTGAAGGTCACAGTGAGGGCTGTGACCACCAGGATGGGGCAGGTGGACAGCAGGGGGTTGTCATGAAGGAGACCCTAGGACAATCCTCTTCAAAGAGGACAGACTGCAATGAATTCAGCTATGTCCACAAGAAGTCCTCTCCAGGAGAGAGGCCGCACAAGTGTAAGGAATGCGGGAAAAGCTTCATCCAGAGTGCACACCTCATTCAGCATCGGCGAAtccacactggggagaagccGTTCAGGTGTGAGGAGTGTGGGAAAAGCTACAACCAGCGTGTCCACCTCACTCAACATCACCGAGTTCACACGGGTGAGAAGCCCTACACCTGCCATTTATGTGGGAAAGCCTTCCGAGTGAGGTCCCACCTCGTTCAGCACCAGAGCGTGCACAGCAGAGAGAGGCCCTTCAAGTGCAACGAGTGTGGGAAGGGGTTTGGGAGGCGTTCGCATCTCGCCGGCCACCTCCGACTCCACTGGAGAGACAAGTCACACCAGTGCCACGAGTGTGGAGAGGTCTTCTTCCAGTACGTCAGCCTCCTTGAACACCAAGTGCTCCACGTGGGCCAGAAGAGTGAGAACAGTGTCTGCGAAGAGGCCTACAGCTGGAACCTGACCGTAGTCGAAGAtaagaagctggagttacaggagcaGCCCTACCAGTGCGACtcctgtgggaaagccttcagttTCAGTTCTGACCTCATTCAGCATTacagaactcactctgcagagaAACCCCAGAAATGCGATGCATGCAGGGACAGCGTGTCCCAGTGTCCGCACataaaacagcaacagaaaagctgCCCCAGTGGGAAATCCCACCAATGCAATGAGTGTGGAAGGGGCTTCAGTCTCAAGTCTCATCTCAGTCAGCATCAGAGGATCCACACTGGCGAGAAGCCCTTCCAGTGCAAAGAGTGTGGAATGAGTTTCAGTTGGAGCTGTAGCCTCTTCAAACATCTGCGAAGCCACGAGAGGACAGATCCCTAA
- the Zkscan5 gene encoding zinc finger protein with KRAB and SCAN domains 5 isoform X1, producing MIMTESRAVIHLEPPAETSQEQGDLLIVKVEEEDCSWMQGYRTRPVLETFYQRFKHFQYHEAAGPRDALSQLRVLCCEWLRPELHTKEQILELLVLEQFLTILPEEFQAWVREHHPESGEEAVAVIESIQRELEERRQQIATNPEVLPQKMVPPGAFSHQFLPVEAQSDQEPQNLLEENALPVLQVPSVPLNDSQELTDSLLSAGPQKLVKIEDVADVAVSFILEEWGHLDQSQKSLSRDGRKEDCESTTPVDYEPKEGNLKLVVQQASDAADPHWVAAESTEKNCVQHQEAAEVSDLVQVKDMVQRWQVNPTSGNPRQKRSLSSGQDVNRKQKSNGERGHRCGDCGKFFLQASNFLQHRRIHTGEKPFKCGECGKSYNQRVHLTQHQRVHTGEKPYKCQVCGKAFRVSSHLVQHHSVHSGEKPYGCNECGKSFGRHSHLIEHLKRHFREKSQRCSDRRSKNTKLNIKQVPGLSEADVELPGDVQRSTCEAEGHSEGCDHQDGAGGQQGVVMKETLGQSSSKRTDCNEFSYVHKKSSPGERPHKCKECGKSFIQSAHLIQHRRIHTGEKPFRCEECGKSYNQRVHLTQHHRVHTGEKPYTCHLCGKAFRVRSHLVQHQSVHSRERPFKCNECGKGFGRRSHLAGHLRLHWRDKSHQCHECGEVFFQYVSLLEHQVLHVGQKSENSVCEEAYSWNLTVVEDKKLELQEQPYQCDSCGKAFSFSSDLIQHYRTHSAEKPQKCDACRDSVSQCPHIKQQQKSCPSGKSHQCNECGRGFSLKSHLSQHQRIHTGEKPFQCKECGMSFSWSCSLFKHLRSHERTDP from the exons ATGATAATGACAGAATCCAGGGCAGTTATACACTTAGAGCCTCCCGCTGAGACTTCGCAAGAGCAAGGAGACCTTCTCATAGTGAAAGTAGAAGAAGAGGACTGTTCCTGGATGCAGGGATACCGGACCCGGCCAGTGCTTGAGACTTTTTACCAGCGCTTCAAGCACTTCCAGTATCATGAGGCAGCAGGACCCCGGGATGCTCTGAGCCAGCTCCGGGTCCTCTGCTGTGAGTGGCTGAGGCCGGAGCTGCACACCAAAGAGCAGATCCTGGAGCTGCTGGTGCTGGAGCAGTTCCTCACCATCCTGCCTGAAGAGTTTCAGGCCTGGGTGAGAGAACATCACCCCGAGAGTGGAGAAGAAGCTGTGGCCGTGATagagagtatccagagagaactggaggagCGCAGGCAACAG ATTGCCACGAATCCTGAAGTTCTTCCTCAGAAGATGGTGCCACCTGGAGCCTTCAGTCACCAGTTTCTGCCTGTGGAAGCCCAGTCTGATCAAGAGCCACAGAATCTTCTGGAGGAAAATG CCCTTCCTGTTCTCCAGGTTCCTTCCGTTCCCCTGAATGATAGCCAGGAGCTGACAGATTCACTCCTCTCAGCTGGCCCCCAG AAGTTGGTGAAAATTGAAGATGTGGCTGATGTGGCTGTGTCCTTCATCCTGGAGGAATGGGGACATTTGGACCAGTCCCAGAAGTCTCTTAGTAGGGATGGCAGAAAGGAGGATTGTGAGAGTACCACTCCTGTGG ATTATGAGCCCAAGGAGGGCAATTTAAAGCTCGTGGTGCAGCAGGCCTCTGATGCAGCTGACCCACACTGGGTGGCTGCAGAAAGCACGGAAAAGAACTGTGTTCAGCATCAAGAGGCTGCGGAAGTCAGTGACCTGGTGCAGGTGAAGGACATGGTGCAGAGGTGGCAGGTGAATCCCACTTCGGGGAATCCAAGGCAGAAAAGATCTCTGAGCTCAGGTCAGGATGTCAACCGGAAGCAGAAATCGAATGGCGAGCGAGGCCACAGATGCGGTGACTGCGGGAAGTTTTTCCTCCAAGCCTCAAACTTCCTTCAGCACCGGAGgatccacacaggagagaaaccgtTTAAATGTGGGGAGTGTGGGAAAAGCTACAATCAGCGGGTGCACCTCACTCAGCACCAGAGAGTCCACACCGGCGAGAAGCCCTACAAGTGCCAGGTGTGCGGGAAAGCCTTCCGAGTGAGCTCCCACCTGGTGCAGCATCACAGCGTCCACAGTGGGGAGAAGCCCTATGGCTGTAACGAGTGTGGGAAGAGCTTTGGGCGACACTCGCACCTGATCGAGCACCTGAAGCGTCACTTCAGAGAGAAATCCCAAAGAT GCAGCGACAGAAGAAGTAAGAACACTAAACTAAACATTAAACAAGTTCCAGGACTTTCAGAAGCAGACGTGGAGCTACCAGGAGACGTTCAAAGGAGCACTTGTGAGGCTGAAGGTCACAGTGAGGGCTGTGACCACCAGGATGGGGCAGGTGGACAGCAGGGGGTTGTCATGAAGGAGACCCTAGGACAATCCTCTTCAAAGAGGACAGACTGCAATGAATTCAGCTATGTCCACAAGAAGTCCTCTCCAGGAGAGAGGCCGCACAAGTGTAAGGAATGCGGGAAAAGCTTCATCCAGAGTGCACACCTCATTCAGCATCGGCGAAtccacactggggagaagccGTTCAGGTGTGAGGAGTGTGGGAAAAGCTACAACCAGCGTGTCCACCTCACTCAACATCACCGAGTTCACACGGGTGAGAAGCCCTACACCTGCCATTTATGTGGGAAAGCCTTCCGAGTGAGGTCCCACCTCGTTCAGCACCAGAGCGTGCACAGCAGAGAGAGGCCCTTCAAGTGCAACGAGTGTGGGAAGGGGTTTGGGAGGCGTTCGCATCTCGCCGGCCACCTCCGACTCCACTGGAGAGACAAGTCACACCAGTGCCACGAGTGTGGAGAGGTCTTCTTCCAGTACGTCAGCCTCCTTGAACACCAAGTGCTCCACGTGGGCCAGAAGAGTGAGAACAGTGTCTGCGAAGAGGCCTACAGCTGGAACCTGACCGTAGTCGAAGAtaagaagctggagttacaggagcaGCCCTACCAGTGCGACtcctgtgggaaagccttcagttTCAGTTCTGACCTCATTCAGCATTacagaactcactctgcagagaAACCCCAGAAATGCGATGCATGCAGGGACAGCGTGTCCCAGTGTCCGCACataaaacagcaacagaaaagctgCCCCAGTGGGAAATCCCACCAATGCAATGAGTGTGGAAGGGGCTTCAGTCTCAAGTCTCATCTCAGTCAGCATCAGAGGATCCACACTGGCGAGAAGCCCTTCCAGTGCAAAGAGTGTGGAATGAGTTTCAGTTGGAGCTGTAGCCTCTTCAAACATCTGCGAAGCCACGAGAGGACAGATCCCTAA
- the Zkscan5 gene encoding zinc finger protein with KRAB and SCAN domains 5 isoform X3, producing MIMTESRAVIHLEPPAETSQEQGDLLIVKVEEEDCSWMQGYRTRPVLETFYQRFKHFQYHEAAGPRDALSQLRVLCCEWLRPELHTKEQILELLVLEQFLTILPEEFQAWVREHHPESGEEAVAVIESIQRELEERRQQIATNPEVLPQKMVPPGAFSHQFLPVEAQSDQEPQNLLEENDYEPKEGNLKLVVQQASDAADPHWVAAESTEKNCVQHQEAAEVSDLVQVKDMVQRWQVNPTSGNPRQKRSLSSGQDVNRKQKSNGERGHRCGDCGKFFLQASNFLQHRRIHTGEKPFKCGECGKSYNQRVHLTQHQRVHTGEKPYKCQVCGKAFRVSSHLVQHHSVHSGEKPYGCNECGKSFGRHSHLIEHLKRHFREKSQRCSDRRSKNTKLNIKQVPGLSEADVELPGDVQRSTCEAEGHSEGCDHQDGAGGQQGVVMKETLGQSSSKRTDCNEFSYVHKKSSPGERPHKCKECGKSFIQSAHLIQHRRIHTGEKPFRCEECGKSYNQRVHLTQHHRVHTGEKPYTCHLCGKAFRVRSHLVQHQSVHSRERPFKCNECGKGFGRRSHLAGHLRLHWRDKSHQCHECGEVFFQYVSLLEHQVLHVGQKSENSVCEEAYSWNLTVVEDKKLELQEQPYQCDSCGKAFSFSSDLIQHYRTHSAEKPQKCDACRDSVSQCPHIKQQQKSCPSGKSHQCNECGRGFSLKSHLSQHQRIHTGEKPFQCKECGMSFSWSCSLFKHLRSHERTDP from the exons ATGATAATGACAGAATCCAGGGCAGTTATACACTTAGAGCCTCCCGCTGAGACTTCGCAAGAGCAAGGAGACCTTCTCATAGTGAAAGTAGAAGAAGAGGACTGTTCCTGGATGCAGGGATACCGGACCCGGCCAGTGCTTGAGACTTTTTACCAGCGCTTCAAGCACTTCCAGTATCATGAGGCAGCAGGACCCCGGGATGCTCTGAGCCAGCTCCGGGTCCTCTGCTGTGAGTGGCTGAGGCCGGAGCTGCACACCAAAGAGCAGATCCTGGAGCTGCTGGTGCTGGAGCAGTTCCTCACCATCCTGCCTGAAGAGTTTCAGGCCTGGGTGAGAGAACATCACCCCGAGAGTGGAGAAGAAGCTGTGGCCGTGATagagagtatccagagagaactggaggagCGCAGGCAACAG ATTGCCACGAATCCTGAAGTTCTTCCTCAGAAGATGGTGCCACCTGGAGCCTTCAGTCACCAGTTTCTGCCTGTGGAAGCCCAGTCTGATCAAGAGCCACAGAATCTTCTGGAGGAAAATG ATTATGAGCCCAAGGAGGGCAATTTAAAGCTCGTGGTGCAGCAGGCCTCTGATGCAGCTGACCCACACTGGGTGGCTGCAGAAAGCACGGAAAAGAACTGTGTTCAGCATCAAGAGGCTGCGGAAGTCAGTGACCTGGTGCAGGTGAAGGACATGGTGCAGAGGTGGCAGGTGAATCCCACTTCGGGGAATCCAAGGCAGAAAAGATCTCTGAGCTCAGGTCAGGATGTCAACCGGAAGCAGAAATCGAATGGCGAGCGAGGCCACAGATGCGGTGACTGCGGGAAGTTTTTCCTCCAAGCCTCAAACTTCCTTCAGCACCGGAGgatccacacaggagagaaaccgtTTAAATGTGGGGAGTGTGGGAAAAGCTACAATCAGCGGGTGCACCTCACTCAGCACCAGAGAGTCCACACCGGCGAGAAGCCCTACAAGTGCCAGGTGTGCGGGAAAGCCTTCCGAGTGAGCTCCCACCTGGTGCAGCATCACAGCGTCCACAGTGGGGAGAAGCCCTATGGCTGTAACGAGTGTGGGAAGAGCTTTGGGCGACACTCGCACCTGATCGAGCACCTGAAGCGTCACTTCAGAGAGAAATCCCAAAGAT GCAGCGACAGAAGAAGTAAGAACACTAAACTAAACATTAAACAAGTTCCAGGACTTTCAGAAGCAGACGTGGAGCTACCAGGAGACGTTCAAAGGAGCACTTGTGAGGCTGAAGGTCACAGTGAGGGCTGTGACCACCAGGATGGGGCAGGTGGACAGCAGGGGGTTGTCATGAAGGAGACCCTAGGACAATCCTCTTCAAAGAGGACAGACTGCAATGAATTCAGCTATGTCCACAAGAAGTCCTCTCCAGGAGAGAGGCCGCACAAGTGTAAGGAATGCGGGAAAAGCTTCATCCAGAGTGCACACCTCATTCAGCATCGGCGAAtccacactggggagaagccGTTCAGGTGTGAGGAGTGTGGGAAAAGCTACAACCAGCGTGTCCACCTCACTCAACATCACCGAGTTCACACGGGTGAGAAGCCCTACACCTGCCATTTATGTGGGAAAGCCTTCCGAGTGAGGTCCCACCTCGTTCAGCACCAGAGCGTGCACAGCAGAGAGAGGCCCTTCAAGTGCAACGAGTGTGGGAAGGGGTTTGGGAGGCGTTCGCATCTCGCCGGCCACCTCCGACTCCACTGGAGAGACAAGTCACACCAGTGCCACGAGTGTGGAGAGGTCTTCTTCCAGTACGTCAGCCTCCTTGAACACCAAGTGCTCCACGTGGGCCAGAAGAGTGAGAACAGTGTCTGCGAAGAGGCCTACAGCTGGAACCTGACCGTAGTCGAAGAtaagaagctggagttacaggagcaGCCCTACCAGTGCGACtcctgtgggaaagccttcagttTCAGTTCTGACCTCATTCAGCATTacagaactcactctgcagagaAACCCCAGAAATGCGATGCATGCAGGGACAGCGTGTCCCAGTGTCCGCACataaaacagcaacagaaaagctgCCCCAGTGGGAAATCCCACCAATGCAATGAGTGTGGAAGGGGCTTCAGTCTCAAGTCTCATCTCAGTCAGCATCAGAGGATCCACACTGGCGAGAAGCCCTTCCAGTGCAAAGAGTGTGGAATGAGTTTCAGTTGGAGCTGTAGCCTCTTCAAACATCTGCGAAGCCACGAGAGGACAGATCCCTAA
- the Zkscan5 gene encoding zinc finger protein with KRAB and SCAN domains 5 isoform X4, with amino-acid sequence MVVRLPRILKFFLRRWCHLEPSVTSFCLWKPSLIKSHRIFWRKMDHQARDGTAHSDPGSLTSVISQETLHSLAYGGVLSTLPVLQVPSVPLNDSQELTDSLLSAGPQKLVKIEDVADVAVSFILEEWGHLDQSQKSLSRDGRKEDCESTTPVDYEPKEGNLKLVVQQASDAADPHWVAAESTEKNCVQHQEAAEVSDLVQVKDMVQRWQVNPTSGNPRQKRSLSSGQDVNRKQKSNGERGHRCGDCGKFFLQASNFLQHRRIHTGEKPFKCGECGKSYNQRVHLTQHQRVHTGEKPYKCQVCGKAFRVSSHLVQHHSVHSGEKPYGCNECGKSFGRHSHLIEHLKRHFREKSQRCSDRRSKNTKLNIKQVPGLSEADVELPGDVQRSTCEAEGHSEGCDHQDGAGGQQGVVMKETLGQSSSKRTDCNEFSYVHKKSSPGERPHKCKECGKSFIQSAHLIQHRRIHTGEKPFRCEECGKSYNQRVHLTQHHRVHTGEKPYTCHLCGKAFRVRSHLVQHQSVHSRERPFKCNECGKGFGRRSHLAGHLRLHWRDKSHQCHECGEVFFQYVSLLEHQVLHVGQKSENSVCEEAYSWNLTVVEDKKLELQEQPYQCDSCGKAFSFSSDLIQHYRTHSAEKPQKCDACRDSVSQCPHIKQQQKSCPSGKSHQCNECGRGFSLKSHLSQHQRIHTGEKPFQCKECGMSFSWSCSLFKHLRSHERTDP; translated from the exons ATGGTTGTTAGATTGCCACGAATCCTGAAGTTCTTCCTCAGAAGATGGTGCCACCTGGAGCCTTCAGTCACCAGTTTCTGCCTGTGGAAGCCCAGTCTGATCAAGAGCCACAGAATCTTCTGGAGGAAAATG gaccaccaggccagggatggtactgcccacagtgaccCAGGCTCTCTCACTTCAGTCATCAGTCAAGAAACACTCCACAGTCTTGCTTATGGAGGTGTTCTCTCAA CCCTTCCTGTTCTCCAGGTTCCTTCCGTTCCCCTGAATGATAGCCAGGAGCTGACAGATTCACTCCTCTCAGCTGGCCCCCAG AAGTTGGTGAAAATTGAAGATGTGGCTGATGTGGCTGTGTCCTTCATCCTGGAGGAATGGGGACATTTGGACCAGTCCCAGAAGTCTCTTAGTAGGGATGGCAGAAAGGAGGATTGTGAGAGTACCACTCCTGTGG ATTATGAGCCCAAGGAGGGCAATTTAAAGCTCGTGGTGCAGCAGGCCTCTGATGCAGCTGACCCACACTGGGTGGCTGCAGAAAGCACGGAAAAGAACTGTGTTCAGCATCAAGAGGCTGCGGAAGTCAGTGACCTGGTGCAGGTGAAGGACATGGTGCAGAGGTGGCAGGTGAATCCCACTTCGGGGAATCCAAGGCAGAAAAGATCTCTGAGCTCAGGTCAGGATGTCAACCGGAAGCAGAAATCGAATGGCGAGCGAGGCCACAGATGCGGTGACTGCGGGAAGTTTTTCCTCCAAGCCTCAAACTTCCTTCAGCACCGGAGgatccacacaggagagaaaccgtTTAAATGTGGGGAGTGTGGGAAAAGCTACAATCAGCGGGTGCACCTCACTCAGCACCAGAGAGTCCACACCGGCGAGAAGCCCTACAAGTGCCAGGTGTGCGGGAAAGCCTTCCGAGTGAGCTCCCACCTGGTGCAGCATCACAGCGTCCACAGTGGGGAGAAGCCCTATGGCTGTAACGAGTGTGGGAAGAGCTTTGGGCGACACTCGCACCTGATCGAGCACCTGAAGCGTCACTTCAGAGAGAAATCCCAAAGAT GCAGCGACAGAAGAAGTAAGAACACTAAACTAAACATTAAACAAGTTCCAGGACTTTCAGAAGCAGACGTGGAGCTACCAGGAGACGTTCAAAGGAGCACTTGTGAGGCTGAAGGTCACAGTGAGGGCTGTGACCACCAGGATGGGGCAGGTGGACAGCAGGGGGTTGTCATGAAGGAGACCCTAGGACAATCCTCTTCAAAGAGGACAGACTGCAATGAATTCAGCTATGTCCACAAGAAGTCCTCTCCAGGAGAGAGGCCGCACAAGTGTAAGGAATGCGGGAAAAGCTTCATCCAGAGTGCACACCTCATTCAGCATCGGCGAAtccacactggggagaagccGTTCAGGTGTGAGGAGTGTGGGAAAAGCTACAACCAGCGTGTCCACCTCACTCAACATCACCGAGTTCACACGGGTGAGAAGCCCTACACCTGCCATTTATGTGGGAAAGCCTTCCGAGTGAGGTCCCACCTCGTTCAGCACCAGAGCGTGCACAGCAGAGAGAGGCCCTTCAAGTGCAACGAGTGTGGGAAGGGGTTTGGGAGGCGTTCGCATCTCGCCGGCCACCTCCGACTCCACTGGAGAGACAAGTCACACCAGTGCCACGAGTGTGGAGAGGTCTTCTTCCAGTACGTCAGCCTCCTTGAACACCAAGTGCTCCACGTGGGCCAGAAGAGTGAGAACAGTGTCTGCGAAGAGGCCTACAGCTGGAACCTGACCGTAGTCGAAGAtaagaagctggagttacaggagcaGCCCTACCAGTGCGACtcctgtgggaaagccttcagttTCAGTTCTGACCTCATTCAGCATTacagaactcactctgcagagaAACCCCAGAAATGCGATGCATGCAGGGACAGCGTGTCCCAGTGTCCGCACataaaacagcaacagaaaagctgCCCCAGTGGGAAATCCCACCAATGCAATGAGTGTGGAAGGGGCTTCAGTCTCAAGTCTCATCTCAGTCAGCATCAGAGGATCCACACTGGCGAGAAGCCCTTCCAGTGCAAAGAGTGTGGAATGAGTTTCAGTTGGAGCTGTAGCCTCTTCAAACATCTGCGAAGCCACGAGAGGACAGATCCCTAA